In Thermobaculum terrenum ATCC BAA-798, the DNA window TGCCAAGTCTAGTATGTCTTGAGGATAATCCAGATCTAAGGCTGTATTCTGAGATTGGTACACCAAAAACTGCACTCCAAGCTTTTCACAGTTGCTGCGAAAACGCTCATAACTATTACCGCCAAATGTAAAGGGCAAAAGATAGGGCGGATGCAAGAATAGCACATTGGTACCAACGTTCCGCTTGTCTGGCGCTATTACACAAGAGGGTTTGCTCGAACCCAGCCTGACGATCGTCTTTATATCCTTATCGGATATCATCGGAAGATCGCCAAACACAACAAGCAATGCATCATAGTTCTGGCATAGCTCACCCCTGGCCAACTCTAGAGAAGGATTAAGCTCATCTCCCTGGTCCGGAATGAACTTGACACATAAGTCACAGGCTATGTTTTTGACCTGTGGATCACTTGCTACCAAATAAACATCACCAATCTGAGCTTTCTGCAAAGCCGATAGCACCCTACGCAGGGTGACCATCATGAGCTGACGCCTCTGGCTTCTGTCCAGAGTATCAGCCATCCTCATCTTAGCTTTATCTAATTTCTTTACGGGTACAAGTACAGCTATGTTCATAGCACTCAACTTACAGAAACTTCTGACATTAGCTTACTACCAAATGCTAACAGCTCTCGTGCTAAACGCTGGCGATCTTCTACGGTATTCATTATCGTATTGGTCACCAATACTGATAACCCAAGAGATCTCACGTTTTCTTCCAGATCAGCATCGATATTATCTATAACAATGCCATTCACGATGCCTCTGTAATACTTAGCGATCCCCAGCGGGGAAACTTCAAACCCCATAGAACGCATCATATCTGCAGCAGGTCCCTTGATAGCGCTACCCCCTACAATAGGACTCACAGCCACCTTCGGCGCAGAACTTGCATCTATAGCCCCTCTAATACCTCTAACGTTGAGGATTGGTCCAATACTCACAAAAGGATTAGAGGGGCAGAAAACTATAAACTCCGCAGACCTTATAGCCGCTAGCACCTCCTGTGTAGCTTGAGCACGATCTATACCAGCAAACTCTACCCTAGCTACCTCGGGCTCGTGCCTATATCTTACAAAGTACTCCTGAAATTCGAGCACTCTTCCATCAGTAGCAAAGATTGTCGTCGATACTGGTTCGTTACACATGGGTAGCAATTTGGATCGAACCCCTAGAGCAGTCGCCAGTTCACTGGTCACCTGGGTAATTGTTCTACCACTACTAAGTAGTTCCGTTCTGAGCACATGAGTAGCCAAGTCCCTATCGCCTATTAGGAACCAAGTATCTCTGCCATATCTTGCTATCATCTCAAGAGCATTCGTAGTATCTCCCTGCACTCCCCAGCCAGTTTGGGGATTGGCTATCCCTGCTAAGGTATACATTACGGTATCGATATCGGGAGATATATACAGACCATAAAGGCGAAAATCATCAGCAGTGTTTATAACTACCGTGAGGTCCTCAGGAGGTATACTGAGAGCCAGACCATGAGCCAGTTTGGCACCTCCAACCCCTCCAGCCAGAGCCACGATCATGCCTTACTCTCCTAGCAGATCTATTACTTCCTGTTAGTTATCCTGTAAACGTGATATATCCTTTGCAAGGCTGTCAGGTTAGTACCTATTGCAAGTACCCATAAAGCCCAAACTGGCTTGCCCAGTATCAAGAAAAAGGATAGCAATATCACCCTTTCGGGTCGCGCGAGTATACCGGCTTCATTCTTTAATCCTGCGGCCTCAGCTCTAGCTCGCGCATAACTGATCATCAAGCTACCTACTATCGTAGCATAGATCAAAAGGATAGCGCTCATGGAGCTGCCATCGCGCACGTAGAATACTAGCAGGCCAAAAAGCATGACGGCCTCGGAGTAACGATCCAAAGTTGAATCCAAAAAACCACCAAATATTGAGCTCTTGTTTGCGCTTCTGGCGACAGCACCATCGAGCATATCAAAGCTTCCGGCCACAAGTGCCAGTAACCCTCCTGGCAAGAAATATCCCCATGCCAGTAACAGTGCTACCAACACATTCAGCAGCAGGCCCAATACTGTTAAGGTGTTTGGGGAGACACCTGTCCTTGCAATTACTTTACCGACGATCAGGGCCGATGCACGCACCCTGTCGCCTAGCCAGCTACTAAGCACCTTTCACCTTCCGTAAAACCATGCTCACAAACTTGGATCTACCAGAAATCTTTGCCTCTTCTTCCATCTTCTCCCTTCTAACACGAGAATAAAACTCTAATAGCTGGTTAGCTATCTTAGGCCAGCTATAATCGTTGGCTTTACGCCTCCCCGCATTTCCCATCTGATTTCTCAAGGCCTCGTCAGACAATAACCTTACTATAGCCAACGCTAGCGTGTGCTCATCCTCAGGGGGCACAAGGAAACCCTCCTGGCCATTAGTTACCACACTCGCGTACCCAGGTATGTTGCCAGCCACAACTGGCAAACCTGCTGCCATAGCTTCTAATAGTACTATTCCCTGACTCTCCCCGTGCGTACTAGGAGCTATCAGAAGCTTACAGCTCCTCATGTAGGCTGGCCTCTCCTCATCGGATATTACTCCTACAAACCTGACGTTATCTTCTATGTGGTATTTCTGAATACGTGACCAGAATTTATCTGGATCTCCCTTCCCAGCTACCACTAGCCTTATATCTGGAAAGAAGTGTTTGACCCATCTTAAGGACTTCAGGGCGTACTTGAATCCCTTACGCTCCTCCTCGAATCTGCCCAGGAACAAAATATTCGGTCTACCATCCATAAGCTCCTTAACAGGAGCCACGTGACGTGAAAAAGCCTGCACATCCACCCCATTGGGTATTATATGGAACTCTCCGTCGAAATACTGAGATGCGAATTCCTTGGCAGGTTCTGAGACAGCTATTAAACCATCCAGCTTATTAAAGAACCTCTGCAGCACTGGTCGAGCGTAGAAATATCCTAGACTACTCTCAGCATAAGCATGAAAAGTCCCAATATTGATGGAGCGAGAGTACTGTAACACCATGAGAGGGAGGGCAGGTATCAATGGCTCCTGCAGATGTACGATATCAAACCTCTCACGCTCCATTAAAAGCTTTATCTTCCACCTCAGATCAAGCGAGAAACTCAGCCTGGCAACTGATCCATTGAGCGATATTGGTACAACTCCACCAAATCCATAGAAGTCAGGTATATTCAATTCCACCCCCGAGTCCGATACCGGAGCGATTATGGACACTCTATGCCCATGCTTCTGAAACTCCCTCTTAAGGTGGAGTATATGTTGATTCACGCCTCCGTATGTAGCAAAGTCATAAGGCGATACCAAAGCTATCTTCATTGCTTGAAGTTATACTAACCCTCACTAGTACTGTCTATATTGCTGCCAATACTATACAAGTTTTTGAGCCAATATCGCCCATCAAGGATAACAGATTTGTTCCTGATCAACGCGACTGCTATAATCCCACTCCGTGAACAACAACTTTCACGACCCCAGACTCATATTGAAGAAGTATGGACTATACCCTAAAAAGGGTCTTGGTCAGAACTTCTTGATAAGTCCAAAAGTGCTCAGAACTATCTTGCAAGCCTCAGAAATCACACCGCAAGATACTATCCTTGAGATTGGTCCTGGTACCGGCGTACTAACTCGCCATCTAGCAGCTGCAAGATGCGTAGTGGCAATAGAGCTTGATGAAACCCTGGTGCAAATTCTCAGGCAGGAATTGGCTCAGTACCCCAACATACACATAGTACAGGGGAACATACTTGAGATAGAGCATCCTCAGTTAGTAGCCGAATTGTGTGGGATAGAGAAGAATTACAAGATTATAGGTAATCTACCGTACTATATTACTTCCCACGCCATCAGAAGATTTCTGGAGATTCAGCCCAGTCCTTCTCTTGTGATCATAATGGTTCAGAAAGAGGTAGCTGAAAGAATAACAGCTACACCTCCTAAGATGAGCCTGTTAGCGGTATCTGTACAGTATTACGCTATTCCGGAGATGGTGACCTTAGTTCGACGCACGGCTTTTATCCCTCCTCCGGAGGTTGATTCTGCCGTACTTAGACTGAGGGTAAGAGAACACCCACTTTTCCCCGACATTCCGTCAGATATATATTTCAGAATAGTATCTGCAGGCTTTGCACAAAAGCGCAAAAGCTTGCTTAATTCATTGTCTTCTAGCCTCAACCTACCCAAGAGCAGAATTGCTACCCTTTTGGATAAAGCATCCATCGATCATAATGTCAGAGCAGAACAACTAACGCTAGAGGATTGGGCAAGAATTTGCAGACAACTAATGGAATGCGAATCCTATCCTACTGTAAGATAAACCTCTGCCTAGAGGTACTAGGGAGAAGGCCCGACGGCTATCACGACCTCGCAACTATCTTCCAGACTGTGAGCCTTGGGGATGAGTTGATTTTGAAACCCAATCAATCCTCATGTATAAGGCTGCTTGTAGATGGCAACGCCCCAACAGGAGAAGACAATATAGTGCATACTGCAGCCAAGATGCTTCTGAGGTCTAAGGAGTGTGGCATAGATATAATTCTCCGCAAGGGCATTCCCTCAGGAGCAGGTCTTGGAGGTGGCAGTTCCGACGCCGCCTCAACCCTTGAAGCTGTAAATAAGTTATGCAACCTACACCTATCCCACGAGCATCTGCTTACTATAGCCTCCAGCCTAGGAGCGGATGTGCCGTTTTTCCTGTACGGAGGTACGGCAGTTGGCAGAGATAGAGGAGATAAAATAAGCCCTCTACCTTATAGAAGGGAATACTACTTTCTGTTACACGTACCACCTTTCAGGCTAGAAAGGAAGACACAGCGAGTATTTGCCGCACTGCAACCACGTGAATACACCGACGGTACTTTTACAGTCCAACTGTCGCGTAAGATAGCGGCAGGTCAGCAGATAACCAACGCTGATCTATATAATTCTCTATTTCCTGCAGCTGTCAGGGTATGGCCACAATTAGCACGGCGCCATGATGCCCTTCAAGAGATCACGCATCAGGCATGGGTGCTGAGTGGTGCCGGCCCAACGCTCTATACCATAGTAGAATCATTCCAAGTTGGTAAAAAGTTACTAGAGGACTTGCGACAACTAGATGGGCAATCTTTTCTGGTAAGATCTACTCCCGTTGCGAGGGAATATCAGGACTTGTAGCAGTTACTTCCACTACCCCAAGTAAGAACCAAAAGAATACAGCTATCGGCACACCAAAGTAAAAAGCATCCACTAATCCATGTACCACAGCAGCGGTCATTGAGCATATAGCTGCCAATGCTATCGCCCTGTACGATCCGTTTTTATGTTTATAGCTATCCCATGCAAGGAGATAGAAAATGAGCAATAATGCAAGCAATGAACCCAACCCTACTGCTCCCAGTTTTGACCAGAAATCCAGCAGGAAGTTATGAGCGTCAACGATTTCGGCCCCCACCAACCTTTCTCTAGGGACATACTTGACCAACCATGCTACATTGCCTATTCCTATACCAAGAAGAGGATGCGCTATTATCTGCTCAAAAGCTGCCCTCCAGATCCTCCATCGTGTGTCGGCTGATCCACTCCCAAGATCAAGTAGGGCTCCAAACCTGCTCTCGCCAGCCAAAGTCATGATCAGCAAGATCACAACAGCTCCCAACCCCACGGGTATAAGCCATCTGAAGCGCCGTAAGATCACAGCCAACAAAATCAGCGCAGCTAGCACACCAAGGAAGCCTCCACGAGATCCTGAGAGCAGTAATGCTAGCCCCATTAATACGACCACAGATCCATACAGGAATCTCCTCAACCACTGTCCATCCATCAACAAGCATAAAGCAGCATAGAAAGGTATCATCCTGCTTAGAAAAAGTCCTAGGGTATTTGGATGATTGAAGAAGCTTCTAGTCCTGAACAGTTCACCAGCGAGAATGTCTCTGCCAGCCTGATAGATCGCACCCAATGCTACCAGCAGTCCTGCCAGTAAAAGCATATCTAGTATCCAATTTATGTTCTGCCTATGCCTAAAGCTTAACAATGCTAGTATGTAGACAGATATGGGCTCAACAAGCAGGGTATATGCTCTCAGGGCAACCACCATGCTGCTCCCGGGAGCAGGACTCATCACCGATCTCATCAAATGAAAGCTAGCCTCTACTACCAGTATTAGAGCAGGAATAAGATAAGGGGAGCGTCTTAATCGCCCAAATATAACGGATAGCTCAGGGGCATCCACCAATCCATACCAATATCCTCTACCAATAACCCCTAAGGTAGCCGCGAGTAATGATACATCGGCAATAGACACATCGAATGAGAATATATGCTTCCTCACTAGGAAGTGAAATATCACCGAGATCAACACCCACACCAGGCCTATATAGGGCACCGTTGCACATACTGTCAGGAAGCATAATAGAGAAAGCGGCACAGCCAGCAAAGCAGGTAGAAGCAGGAAAGCAAACACACCTACTATTATTAGCCCCAAAGCTATCATAGGTATATAGCTGGGACTCGCTATCAAGCCTATAGGCTCATACTGAGTACTTGATCCCCTCAGGTTACCCTCCCTCTGCCTCTATTGATCCCTTCAAAGGATAATTTTGTTCCCCAATTAGAATAACTATACAATGACAGAGTCCTGAATTTATAGCAGCAGATCACAGTCGTCACTAGAGATAATTCTGAAAGATGCAAGAACATTATGATCTCCAGCAAATAGCACAAGACCTTCAATCCTGTCAAAGATGTGATCTCTACTTGTATAGCAGAACAGCTATACCAGGGAATGGAGATTCCCAAGCTAATTTGATGATCATCGGAGAATCTCCTTCGGAGTACGACGAATCTACCGGCAAGCCTTTCAGTGGGCCCTCTGGCAGGGTACTGGATTCGTGGCTTCGCAAGCTAGGTTTGACCAGAGAAGAAGTATGGCTCACGAATGTGGTTAAGCATCGCTCTGTAGACCTCAAAGACCCCAGGAGACGTAACAGAGCTCCCATAGCATCAGAGTATAAAGCTTGCAGTCATTGGTTGAGGCTTGAGATATCTATCATACGGCCTAAGATCATAGTTGCGTTGGGAGCAAGTGCAGGCAAAGCGTTACTTGGATCTGGCTTCAAGATATCTAGGGACCGAGGGAAAACCTTCCCCGGCCCCTATGACTCCATCGTGGTACCTACTTATCACACCGCCTATATCCTCAAGCTTAAGTCACCGCTGCTCGAGCAAGTTAGCTCTCAAGTTGAGCAAGATCTTGACACCATAAAGAGGCTGCTGTCACAACTTACCGAATAAACTTCCTCTTCTGGTTCACGTAGTCCACCAGCACGTACTCTCCCAACCTCTCTGGGGTAGCGTAGAATGCTCTACCCTTGTTCAGTTTGGTCATCTGATCGACGAAAGCGCTTAGGTACGGACTCCTGTCGAGCATAAATGTATTTATTACTATGTTCTCCTTAGTACAGCGCTTGACTTCAGCAAGTGTTGCAGCATACGTTTCCCTTAGCGGCGGATAGTTGAAGATTACTCTACCATGCTCCATATGAGCCGTCGGCTCACCATCTGTTACTATAATGATTTGCTTGCTACCCGACTCCTTGGAGAGTAGCTTGCGAGCCAGCATCAGGCCATGCTCCAGGTTAGTACCATACTCATACTCGCTCAGCATGATAGATGGCAACTCGTGAGGCTTCATTTCTCTAGCTATGTAAGCAAAGCCTACTATGTACAGGTGATCCCTGGGGAACTGACCTCTTATCAAGCTATCCAAAGCAAGAGCCACCTTCTTAGCTGAGAAGAATAAGCCCCTGAGCATCATCGACCTGCTCATGTCGATCATCAACACAGTAGAGCTTTGAGTGCGTTGCTCTGTTCTATAAACTTCGAAATCTTCTGGTGACAGGCTCACAGGTGTGCCAGGCCCATTGCGAACCACTGCGTTCATGATCGTTTGCTTCATGTCCAGAAGGAAAGGATCGCCGAACTCATAAGGCTTACTCTCGTCGGTCCTGTCACCCCCCACGCCATGGCGATCCATCTCATGTCCACCGAAGCGTCCTTTCTGTAGCTTGGTAAATATGTCTCTTAGTGCCTTTTGCCCTATACGCCTTATAGCCTTTGGAGACAGCTCCCACCTATCTCCATTCCTTTGAATCAGTCCTTCATCCTCTAGGATCTGCGTGATGCTCTGCAGCTGCTCAAGCTCTCTTGCTGCCTCAGGGCCCAATAGTTGTCTGACCGCTTCAGCATCAACAGAGCTCGGATCACCAGTATACTGGGCAGATTCCAGGTCGCTTTCAAGCTGGTCCATTGACTGCATCCTGGCCATTAGGTCCATTGCTTCTTGCAAGCCCAATGGTTGTGAGCCAGTGAAGTTGTAGGAGTTAGCAAACTGATCGCTAGGCATGAGCTGCTCAAGCATCGCCGCCATGCTTGCCAACTCCCATCTCAAGTCTTCATCCTTCACTAAATCATCTATCATTTGTTGGAGTTGAGCCCTCTGCTCCGGAGACAAACTATTCATTAGGCTCTCCATTTGGGCCCTTTGCTTCTGGAGATATTCCATCAACTCGTCCAGGGAATTTATATCTGGAGGGAAGAACCTGCCATGCTTCTGCTTAAAGGACTGGAAGTCCGGCTCAATCCCCTGCATCTTTTGCTTCAGCATTTCGTTCAGATCCCGGACCATCTCCTTCATGGCCTGAAGGTCTTCAGGGGTCATATTCTGTAATGCTTGCTGCATTCCCTGAAACTGGCGATTCACGAATTGCTGTTGCAGCATCTGCTGTAGCTCGTTGAACTTGGCTTGGGCCTCCGGACTCATAAACTCATAATCCGAAAGCTGCTTGAGCTTTTCGGCAGGACTTTCCGGCAGATTATCCAG includes these proteins:
- a CDS encoding O-antigen ligase family protein, with product MIASPSYIPMIALGLIIVGVFAFLLLPALLAVPLSLLCFLTVCATVPYIGLVWVLISVIFHFLVRKHIFSFDVSIADVSLLAATLGVIGRGYWYGLVDAPELSVIFGRLRRSPYLIPALILVVEASFHLMRSVMSPAPGSSMVVALRAYTLLVEPISVYILALLSFRHRQNINWILDMLLLAGLLVALGAIYQAGRDILAGELFRTRSFFNHPNTLGLFLSRMIPFYAALCLLMDGQWLRRFLYGSVVVLMGLALLLSGSRGGFLGVLAALILLAVILRRFRWLIPVGLGAVVILLIMTLAGESRFGALLDLGSGSADTRWRIWRAAFEQIIAHPLLGIGIGNVAWLVKYVPRERLVGAEIVDAHNFLLDFWSKLGAVGLGSLLALLLIFYLLAWDSYKHKNGSYRAIALAAICSMTAAVVHGLVDAFYFGVPIAVFFWFLLGVVEVTATSPDIPSQRE
- the ispE gene encoding 4-(cytidine 5'-diphospho)-2-C-methyl-D-erythritol kinase, with product MRILSYCKINLCLEVLGRRPDGYHDLATIFQTVSLGDELILKPNQSSCIRLLVDGNAPTGEDNIVHTAAKMLLRSKECGIDIILRKGIPSGAGLGGGSSDAASTLEAVNKLCNLHLSHEHLLTIASSLGADVPFFLYGGTAVGRDRGDKISPLPYRREYYFLLHVPPFRLERKTQRVFAALQPREYTDGTFTVQLSRKIAAGQQITNADLYNSLFPAAVRVWPQLARRHDALQEITHQAWVLSGAGPTLYTIVESFQVGKKLLEDLRQLDGQSFLVRSTPVAREYQDL
- a CDS encoding CDP-alcohol phosphatidyltransferase family protein; the encoded protein is MLSSWLGDRVRASALIVGKVIARTGVSPNTLTVLGLLLNVLVALLLAWGYFLPGGLLALVAGSFDMLDGAVARSANKSSIFGGFLDSTLDRYSEAVMLFGLLVFYVRDGSSMSAILLIYATIVGSLMISYARARAEAAGLKNEAGILARPERVILLSFFLILGKPVWALWVLAIGTNLTALQRIYHVYRITNRK
- the rsmA gene encoding 16S rRNA (adenine(1518)-N(6)/adenine(1519)-N(6))-dimethyltransferase RsmA; translation: MNNNFHDPRLILKKYGLYPKKGLGQNFLISPKVLRTILQASEITPQDTILEIGPGTGVLTRHLAAARCVVAIELDETLVQILRQELAQYPNIHIVQGNILEIEHPQLVAELCGIEKNYKIIGNLPYYITSHAIRRFLEIQPSPSLVIIMVQKEVAERITATPPKMSLLAVSVQYYAIPEMVTLVRRTAFIPPPEVDSAVLRLRVREHPLFPDIPSDIYFRIVSAGFAQKRKSLLNSLSSSLNLPKSRIATLLDKASIDHNVRAEQLTLEDWARICRQLMECESYPTVR
- a CDS encoding uracil-DNA glycosylase — translated: MQEHYDLQQIAQDLQSCQRCDLYLYSRTAIPGNGDSQANLMIIGESPSEYDESTGKPFSGPSGRVLDSWLRKLGLTREEVWLTNVVKHRSVDLKDPRRRNRAPIASEYKACSHWLRLEISIIRPKIIVALGASAGKALLGSGFKISRDRGKTFPGPYDSIVVPTYHTAYILKLKSPLLEQVSSQVEQDLDTIKRLLSQLTE
- the cofC gene encoding 2-phospho-L-lactate guanylyltransferase codes for the protein MNIAVLVPVKKLDKAKMRMADTLDRSQRRQLMMVTLRRVLSALQKAQIGDVYLVASDPQVKNIACDLCVKFIPDQGDELNPSLELARGELCQNYDALLVVFGDLPMISDKDIKTIVRLGSSKPSCVIAPDKRNVGTNVLFLHPPYLLPFTFGGNSYERFRSNCEKLGVQFLVYQSQNTALDLDYPQDILDLAALRGHKISGLEEILDPGVLAQISQVTSMSGAKMGA
- a CDS encoding VWA domain-containing protein, producing MRYRYSRWDNTQQLDDLTAEEILDALSDDLIADGDLWSALRRMYRWGDEGKLNNRLAGLQDLLEKLRMRRQQELARHDLGSLLEDIKQRLQDVVDTERSDIQSRLDQMRAPQSAAPDQGSQRNNQGADFDQGALKQLFEKMANKRLQFLDNLPESPAEKLKQLSDYEFMSPEAQAKFNELQQMLQQQFVNRQFQGMQQALQNMTPEDLQAMKEMVRDLNEMLKQKMQGIEPDFQSFKQKHGRFFPPDINSLDELMEYLQKQRAQMESLMNSLSPEQRAQLQQMIDDLVKDEDLRWELASMAAMLEQLMPSDQFANSYNFTGSQPLGLQEAMDLMARMQSMDQLESDLESAQYTGDPSSVDAEAVRQLLGPEAARELEQLQSITQILEDEGLIQRNGDRWELSPKAIRRIGQKALRDIFTKLQKGRFGGHEMDRHGVGGDRTDESKPYEFGDPFLLDMKQTIMNAVVRNGPGTPVSLSPEDFEVYRTEQRTQSSTVLMIDMSRSMMLRGLFFSAKKVALALDSLIRGQFPRDHLYIVGFAYIAREMKPHELPSIMLSEYEYGTNLEHGLMLARKLLSKESGSKQIIIVTDGEPTAHMEHGRVIFNYPPLRETYAATLAEVKRCTKENIVINTFMLDRSPYLSAFVDQMTKLNKGRAFYATPERLGEYVLVDYVNQKRKFIR
- the cofD gene encoding 2-phospho-L-lactate transferase produces the protein MIVALAGGVGGAKLAHGLALSIPPEDLTVVINTADDFRLYGLYISPDIDTVMYTLAGIANPQTGWGVQGDTTNALEMIARYGRDTWFLIGDRDLATHVLRTELLSSGRTITQVTSELATALGVRSKLLPMCNEPVSTTIFATDGRVLEFQEYFVRYRHEPEVARVEFAGIDRAQATQEVLAAIRSAEFIVFCPSNPFVSIGPILNVRGIRGAIDASSAPKVAVSPIVGGSAIKGPAADMMRSMGFEVSPLGIAKYYRGIVNGIVIDNIDADLEENVRSLGLSVLVTNTIMNTVEDRQRLARELLAFGSKLMSEVSVS
- a CDS encoding glycosyltransferase family 4 protein, translating into MNQHILHLKREFQKHGHRVSIIAPVSDSGVELNIPDFYGFGGVVPISLNGSVARLSFSLDLRWKIKLLMERERFDIVHLQEPLIPALPLMVLQYSRSINIGTFHAYAESSLGYFYARPVLQRFFNKLDGLIAVSEPAKEFASQYFDGEFHIIPNGVDVQAFSRHVAPVKELMDGRPNILFLGRFEEERKGFKYALKSLRWVKHFFPDIRLVVAGKGDPDKFWSRIQKYHIEDNVRFVGVISDEERPAYMRSCKLLIAPSTHGESQGIVLLEAMAAGLPVVAGNIPGYASVVTNGQEGFLVPPEDEHTLALAIVRLLSDEALRNQMGNAGRRKANDYSWPKIANQLLEFYSRVRREKMEEEAKISGRSKFVSMVLRKVKGA